In Candidatus Hydrogenedentota bacterium, one DNA window encodes the following:
- a CDS encoding lysophospholipase has translation MNETASRFITPDGTELHTRQWMPDAPPEGAVLLVHGYADHGGRYTWTASHLTRAGFAVFAIDLRGHGASPGKRAYIASFDRLVDDVARYAEAVRGQFDGLPLFVMGHSMGGLIVALYAATRKPSLAGIILSSPLLKVSDDVSPFLQRISGVVGALLPRLAVLPLDTDAISRDPEAVRGYVSDPLVYHGRIMARTGAEMTRAANCIQSRMEDVVLPWLALHGTADRLCDVNGSRQLYARSRSDDKTLKLFEGGYHELFNDCEKETFIGEIVSWIRARTTKP, from the coding sequence ATGAATGAAACGGCATCGCGTTTCATCACGCCCGATGGGACGGAACTGCACACGCGCCAATGGATGCCGGACGCGCCGCCGGAAGGCGCCGTCCTTCTTGTCCACGGCTACGCGGATCACGGCGGCCGGTACACATGGACCGCGTCGCATTTGACGCGGGCCGGTTTCGCCGTTTTCGCGATCGATCTGCGCGGACACGGCGCATCGCCGGGCAAGCGGGCGTACATTGCCTCGTTCGATCGGCTGGTGGACGATGTGGCGCGGTATGCCGAGGCGGTTCGCGGCCAATTCGACGGCCTTCCGTTGTTTGTCATGGGGCACAGCATGGGCGGTTTGATTGTCGCCCTGTACGCGGCTACGCGGAAACCGTCGCTCGCCGGCATTATCCTGAGCAGTCCGCTGCTGAAAGTCAGCGACGACGTGTCGCCGTTTCTCCAGCGCATATCGGGCGTCGTCGGCGCACTGCTCCCACGCTTGGCCGTGTTGCCCCTGGATACGGATGCAATTTCCCGCGATCCCGAAGCGGTGCGCGGTTACGTTTCCGACCCGCTGGTGTACCACGGCCGGATCATGGCAAGAACCGGCGCCGAAATGACCCGCGCCGCCAATTGCATCCAGTCGCGCATGGAAGACGTCGTGTTGCCGTGGCTGGCGCTTCACGGCACGGCCGACCGCCTCTGCGATGTGAACGGCAGCCGCCAACTCTACGCGCGATCGCGGTCGGACGACAAAACATTGAAACTATTCGAGGGCGGGTATCACGAATTGTTCAACGATTGCGAAAAAGAGACATTTATCGGTGAAATCGTTTCCTGGATTCGCGCCAGAACGACCAAACCGTGA
- a CDS encoding amidohydrolase family protein, protein MAQDFEIIDIHQHIGPYYNFHIPHEDAAGMVREMDRLGIRQGWISSNAAIEGDAVLGNDETAAALASYPDRFAGYAVFDPHYPEESARDVAKRLAGPGFRCIKLHPSLTGYPLEGPNYEPAWELARLHGCPVLTHAWTGDSNCGPGNVRKVLERHRAVNLIFGHALFPASFPEALDLAKSFDNLYLDITTSQHAYGFIEHAVNVAGAERILFGSDMPFISAAGAIGLVFYARITDAAKALILAGNARRLIGG, encoded by the coding sequence ATGGCGCAAGATTTTGAAATAATAGATATTCATCAGCACATCGGGCCGTATTACAACTTTCACATCCCGCATGAAGATGCGGCCGGCATGGTGCGGGAAATGGATCGCCTCGGCATCCGGCAGGGCTGGATTTCCTCGAATGCGGCCATCGAAGGCGATGCGGTCCTTGGCAACGATGAAACGGCCGCGGCGCTGGCATCCTATCCGGACCGTTTTGCCGGATATGCCGTCTTCGATCCGCATTATCCGGAAGAATCGGCGCGGGATGTCGCGAAGCGCCTTGCCGGACCTGGTTTTCGATGTATCAAACTGCATCCAAGCCTGACCGGTTATCCGTTGGAAGGACCAAACTACGAGCCTGCATGGGAACTGGCCCGATTGCACGGCTGCCCCGTTCTAACGCATGCCTGGACGGGGGATAGTAACTGCGGCCCTGGAAATGTGCGAAAAGTGCTCGAACGCCATCGTGCTGTCAATCTGATTTTTGGGCATGCCCTGTTTCCGGCCTCTTTCCCCGAAGCGTTGGATCTCGCCAAGTCCTTTGATAACTTGTATTTGGACATCACGACATCACAGCATGCGTATGGGTTCATCGAACATGCCGTGAATGTGGCGGGGGCGGAACGCATTCTCTTTGGTTCCGACATGCCTTTCATTTCGGCGGCGGGGGCCATTGGCTTGGTCTTTTACGCGCGCATCACAGACGCGGCCAAAGCGCTCATCTTGGCTGGCAACGCCCGGCGGCTGATCGGCGGTTGA
- a CDS encoding glycerophosphodiester phosphodiesterase family protein, with product MLVATALWGLCLLAAGENDAPVQFQAHRGGLKEAPENTMAAYRHAWTIPGAIPEVDVTVAQDGTMVCIHDDTPGRTTNAPAVFRTKRIGEIPIETLRSWDAGAWFDARFAGEKVPLLTEVFEEMKGRPERQVYLDLKNVSLAKLAALIADYGLRNQIIFVHGDPEMCKGLHVLFPGARTMTWISGKPERIQQRFAELAQTNFAGISQLQFHLPTLRTEPEIEYALDEAFLREAIAKTRAAGVELQLRPFDFDARALGKLVKLGVRWFVADEPRRFAEALENAK from the coding sequence ATGCTGGTTGCCACCGCACTATGGGGCTTGTGCCTGTTGGCGGCAGGGGAAAACGACGCGCCGGTTCAATTCCAGGCGCACCGGGGCGGCCTGAAAGAGGCGCCGGAAAACACGATGGCGGCGTATCGCCACGCGTGGACGATTCCCGGTGCGATTCCCGAGGTGGATGTAACGGTGGCGCAGGATGGCACGATGGTATGCATTCATGACGATACGCCTGGACGGACGACGAATGCTCCCGCCGTATTCCGCACGAAACGAATCGGGGAAATCCCGATTGAAACGTTGCGCTCATGGGACGCGGGCGCGTGGTTCGATGCCCGGTTTGCTGGCGAAAAAGTCCCGTTGCTGACGGAAGTCTTCGAGGAAATGAAAGGCCGCCCGGAAAGGCAAGTCTATCTCGACCTGAAAAATGTGAGCCTTGCGAAACTGGCCGCGCTAATCGCCGATTACGGACTTCGCAACCAGATCATCTTCGTCCACGGCGACCCGGAGATGTGCAAGGGGCTCCATGTGCTGTTTCCCGGCGCGCGGACGATGACGTGGATTAGCGGCAAGCCGGAACGCATCCAGCAACGTTTCGCCGAACTCGCGCAAACGAATTTTGCCGGCATCAGCCAATTGCAATTCCACCTGCCGACGCTCCGCACCGAACCGGAAATTGAATACGCGCTCGACGAGGCGTTCCTGCGCGAAGCCATCGCGAAAACACGCGCCGCAGGCGTCGAATTGCAGTTGCGTCCCTTCGATTTCGACGCGCGCGCGCTGGGCAAACTCGTGAAACTCGGCGTTCGGTGGTTCGTCGCCGACGAACCCCGGCGGTTCGCCGAGGCATTGGAAAACGCGAAATAA
- a CDS encoding metallophosphoesterase family protein encodes MHSPPRALRDAGMILGVMSDTHGNTDLMRSVAASMARLFSAEIIFHLGDDYRDAVELSQAGYDVRMVPGLWCPEYHDARIPRRIHETFDGVTVAGVHAEKDLRHIERAADIVLTGHTHKPNLAILGRTFYINPGHLTARIHRGQPASYAVIKIVPGEITAVIREAATDAIRETLSIPRDLPPQRDN; translated from the coding sequence GTGCATTCACCACCGCGGGCCTTGCGTGATGCCGGCATGATTCTCGGCGTGATGAGCGATACGCACGGCAACACCGATTTGATGCGGTCGGTAGCCGCTTCGATGGCGCGCCTTTTTTCGGCGGAAATCATCTTTCATCTTGGCGACGACTATCGCGATGCCGTCGAATTGTCACAGGCGGGATACGATGTCCGCATGGTTCCCGGACTCTGGTGTCCGGAATATCACGATGCACGGATTCCCCGGCGCATCCACGAGACGTTCGATGGCGTCACGGTGGCCGGTGTACATGCGGAAAAGGATCTGCGCCATATTGAACGGGCTGCCGATATCGTCTTGACAGGCCATACCCACAAGCCGAATCTGGCAATCCTGGGAAGAACGTTTTACATCAATCCCGGCCATCTCACGGCGCGAATCCACCGGGGACAGCCGGCTTCGTATGCCGTCATCAAAATCGTTCCCGGCGAAATAACCGCCGTCATCCGCGAAGCGGCGACGGACGCAATACGCGAAACCTTGTCCATCCCGCGGGATTTGCCGCCGCAGCGGGACAATTGA
- a CDS encoding DUF3810 domain-containing protein: MEEEKGLAWPEDRPLRWRLRVGLLAAGAASAILAQVLSRFPNFIEKAYTEALGQWFGRTLAALTGWIPFSVGEALLAALLLWLLALTIRAVYHVARRRRRWSNALACGVLHAGAVAGVIVLAFYWTWGFNYDRAGLIDRMQWQDYADGPKDEAALAELEHICRELVEAANNAYLALFKVEDLGAPTKVPLSRKALNMAIDGAYRRVAKDLGLHWSFAVSRGPAKPVFFSEIMCYTLILGVYCPFTGEANYNRKMPDCTLPEVIAHEKAHQRGITSEDEANFFGYLVCASSKHPYLQYSAYLTAQRRFLSELIARAPERGKALLAERHPGVQRDVDACNAFAKAYAGRVSRVQHRVNDLYLKANRVKGGVKAYGMSAQLILAYARAHGGSCIVETVGKGKQP; this comes from the coding sequence ATGGAAGAGGAGAAGGGCCTTGCATGGCCGGAGGATCGGCCGTTGCGGTGGCGGTTGCGGGTGGGTCTGCTTGCGGCGGGGGCGGCCAGCGCGATTTTGGCTCAGGTGTTGTCGCGTTTCCCGAATTTCATCGAAAAGGCGTACACCGAGGCCCTTGGACAGTGGTTCGGGCGGACGCTCGCGGCGCTTACGGGATGGATTCCTTTTTCCGTGGGCGAGGCGTTGCTGGCGGCGCTTCTCCTGTGGCTCCTCGCGTTGACGATCCGGGCTGTCTATCATGTCGCGCGCCGCCGCCGCCGTTGGTCCAATGCCCTGGCCTGCGGCGTATTGCATGCCGGGGCGGTTGCCGGGGTCATTGTGCTGGCTTTTTACTGGACATGGGGCTTCAACTATGACCGGGCGGGCCTGATCGATCGCATGCAGTGGCAGGACTATGCGGACGGACCGAAAGACGAGGCGGCCCTTGCCGAACTTGAGCATATCTGCCGTGAACTGGTGGAGGCGGCAAACAACGCGTATCTGGCGCTGTTCAAGGTGGAGGATCTGGGCGCGCCGACAAAGGTTCCGTTGTCGCGCAAGGCGTTGAACATGGCCATTGACGGCGCGTACCGGCGTGTCGCCAAGGATCTCGGCTTGCATTGGTCGTTTGCGGTGTCGCGCGGGCCGGCAAAGCCGGTCTTCTTTTCGGAGATCATGTGTTACACATTGATTCTCGGCGTGTATTGTCCCTTCACCGGCGAGGCGAATTACAACCGGAAGATGCCCGACTGTACGCTGCCCGAAGTGATTGCGCACGAGAAGGCCCATCAGCGCGGCATCACCAGTGAGGACGAGGCCAATTTCTTCGGATATCTTGTGTGCGCCTCGAGCAAGCATCCTTATCTGCAATACTCGGCCTATCTCACGGCGCAACGGCGTTTTTTGTCTGAGTTGATTGCCCGCGCGCCCGAACGCGGCAAGGCGCTGCTGGCGGAGCGCCATCCGGGCGTCCAGCGCGACGTGGACGCCTGCAACGCGTTCGCGAAAGCGTATGCGGGACGCGTCAGCCGCGTGCAGCACCGCGTCAACGATCTTTATCTGAAAGCCAACCGTGTCAAAGGCGGCGTCAAGGCCTATGGCATGTCGGCACAACTCATTCTGGCGTATGCGCGCGCCCACGGCGGATCCTGCATCGTCGAGACTGTTGGAAAGGGGAAGCAGCCATGA